The proteins below come from a single Bombus fervidus isolate BK054 chromosome 15, iyBomFerv1, whole genome shotgun sequence genomic window:
- the LOC139994657 gene encoding sin3 histone deacetylase corepressor complex component SDS3, with protein MSYQDSPFSTMYGQDDYDIDEDNDEYLEDDRDAEEQDESDEDTEEASETDLGKSEEYTEIKEQVYQDKLASLKKQLQQLKDGTHPEYNRKLKRLEAQYKERLRLNIIYRDYLTEWVERDYILEKKAAVKEFEEKKIDLKENLLTDMEEKRKMIESDRHTMELTGDSMEVKPVMTRKLRRRPNDPVPEKVEKRRKPPPAQLNYLLDEKEIESDLKAISRGKVLTTIRKPAILPHYNTVNMPSQHIPPPSDTPIIETRIEDGKLLHERRWFHRGQPVYVEGKDLTRFAANISAIGTEAIWVKKVSDGSKVRIYISQLSRGKISIKRRAS; from the exons ATGTCGTATCAGGATTCTCCGTTTTCGACCATGTATGGTCAGGACGATTATGATATTGATGAAGACAACGACGAGTATTTGGAGGATGACAGAGATGCTGAAGAACAAGATGAAAGTGATGAAG ataCAGAGGAGGCAAGCGAGACAGATCTTGGTAAATCTGAAGAGTATACAGAAATAAAGGAGCA AGTTTATCAAGATAAGTTAGCTAGTTTAAAGAAACAATTACAGCAGTTAAAGGATGGCACACATCCAGAGTATAATCGGAAACTAAAACGCTTGGAAGCCCAGTACAAAGAAAG attacgattgaatataatttaccGTGATTATTTGACAGAATGGGTAGAACGGGACtatatattagaaaaaaaagcaGCAGTGAAGGAATttgaggaaaagaaaatagatttAAAGGAAAACTTATTAACGGATATGGAAGAGAAACGGAAAATGATTGAATCTGATAGACACACAATGGAACTCACTGGCGATTCAATGGAG GTAAAACCTGTAATGACAAGGAAATTACGAAGGCGACCAAACGATCCTGTACCTGAGAAAGTAGAAAAACGGAGGAAACCACCTCCCGCGCAATTGAACTATTTGTTAGATGAAAAAGAGATAGAGAGCGATTTAAAAGCTATTAGTCGCGGTAAAGTACTGACCACTATTCGAAAACCAG CAATACTACCACATTATAATACAGTAAACATGCCTTCTCAACATATTCCTCCACCCTCTGATACCCCTATAATAGAGACTAGGATAGAAGATGGCAAACTTCTACATGAAAGACGATG GTTCCATCGTGGACAACCAGTGTACGTAGAAGGGAAAGATTTAACTAGGTTTGCTGCAAATATTTCGGCGATAGGAACTGAAGCT ATATGGGTGAAGAAAGTTTCGGATGGAAGCAAGgtgcgtatatatatatcccaATTAAGTCGaggaaaaatttcaatcaaaaGAAGAGCATCCTAA
- the LOC139994658 gene encoding E3 ubiquitin-protein ligase MARCHF3, producing the protein MIGQRNSVESVLEKIIAKVEAESNQKNTGIKLTIKRKLNNSKHDSNKRAKLNLHESLDEATHCRICYDSSHQLPITYPCKCKGTMGAIHLKCLEHWLEESNRNSCELCGHQFEIRRTPRYHVLHSILIWVCLNQQQHQLYVRSLKADLLRSIIITPMAIGCSYICIVAADFYAKNNYDSFPPARWSTYLLLAMMSLLLFSYFIWMYMAIQYHQKIWFYWWQKTSTVRVILNPENRTSINYKSNVSQV; encoded by the exons ATGATTGGTCAGAGGAATTCCGTGGAAAGTGTCCTAGAAAAAATTATAGCAAAAGTTGAAGCAGAATCGAACCAAAAAAATACAGGTATTAAGTTGACCATAAAACGAAAACTCAATAATTCAAAACATGATTCGAATAAAAGAGCGAAATTGAATCTACATGAATCCCTTGATGAGGCGACACACTGTCGTATTTGCTATGATTCTTCTCATCAATTACCCATTACATATCCCTGCAAGTGTAAG GGAACCATGGGTGCAATCCATTTGAAGTGTCTAGAACATTGGCTAGAGGAAAGTAACAGAAATAGCTGCGAATTATGTGGACACCAGTTCGAGATCAGACGAACTCCTCGTTACCATGTTCTACATTCTATATTAATTTGGGTGTGTCTTAATCAACAGCAACATCAATTATATGTTCGAAGTTTGAAGGCCGATTTACTTCGGAGCATTATTATTACGCCTATGGCAATAGGATGTTCTTATATTTGTATAGTCGCGGCCGATTTTTACGccaaaaataattatgatagCTTTCCCCCAGCGCGATGGTcaacttatttattattagctATGATGTCTCTGTTGCTCTTCTCTTATTTTATATGGATGTATATGGCGATACAGTATCATCAGAAGATCTGGTTTTATTGGTGGCAAAAGACAAGTACAGTAAGAGTTATATTGAATCCAGAAAATAGAACTTCAATAAACTACAAGTCTAACGTATCACAAGTTTAA